The following proteins are co-located in the Coffea eugenioides isolate CCC68of unplaced genomic scaffold, Ceug_1.0 ScVebR1_3333;HRSCAF=4530, whole genome shotgun sequence genome:
- the LOC113757808 gene encoding stromal cell-derived factor 2-like protein, which translates to MAISFFGLAIFLFLTLDSDFISSPVSAASEGVQITYGSVIKLMHERTKFRLHSHDEPYGSGSGQQSVTGFPNVDDSNSYWIVRPVSDTNAQQGDTIKGGTIIRLQHMRTRKWLHSHLLNLLGHSQPVYQLLKP; encoded by the exons ATGGCAATCTCGTTTTTCGGTCtcgccattttcctttttcttaccCTTGACTCTGATTTCATCTCTTCCCCCGTCTCTGCAGCTTCCGAAGGCGTCCAG ATTACTTATGGGTCAGTGATCAAGTTGATGCATGAGAGAACAAAGTTTAGGCTGCATTCGCATGATGAACCATATGGCTCTGGTAGTGGGCAGCAGTCCGTCACTGGTTTTCCCAACGTTGATGACTCAAACAGCTATTGG ATTGTTAGACCTGTATCAGATACCAATGCCCAACAAGGGGATACAATCAAAGGTGGTACCATCATCAGACTGCAACACATGAGGACCAGAAAATGGTTACATAGCCACTTGCTAAAT TTACTAGGCCACTCACAGCCTGTCTATCAGCTTCTGAAACCGTGA